In Planctomycetota bacterium, the DNA window TCTGACGAGACGCGCTGCCTCGCTGACGAGCTTGGCCTTGTCCACCACGTAGCACCAGGCGTCCTCGCCCCACACGAAGTCGGCGCCCCCGTCGGGCAGCCCGCTGGCGCACACGTCGGCCAGCACGAAGCGGATGCGGTCGGTCAGCCCTTCCTCGGCGACACGCTGCCGCCCGCGCTCGACCATCCGAGCCGTGGCATCTACCCCCACCATCGAAGCCGCGCCGCGGAAGCGGGCCAGGAACCGCATGCCGGCGCCCGTGCAGCAGCACAGGTCCACGCCATGCATCCCGGGGGCGATCCCTGCCTTGCCCGAGAGGTCCATGGACGACTGGAAGCCGCCAATGTGTATCTGCTCGCCCATGACCAGCTCCCAGAGGTCCGCCTCGGGGCCGCTGTAGGTGGCCTGCACCTGTGCGAGGCCAATGCCCTTGATCGCCTTCATGTTCTTGCCTTCCC includes these proteins:
- a CDS encoding methyltransferase domain-containing protein; this translates as MKAIKGIGLAQVQATYSGPEADLWELVMGEQIHIGGFQSSMDLSGKAGIAPGMHGVDLCCCTGAGMRFLARFRGAASMVGVDATARMVERGRQRVAEEGLTDRIRFVLADVCASGLPDGGADFVWGEDAWCYVVDKAKLVSEAARLVRPGGTIAFTDWVIGPAGLTDAEAQRYLKFMKFPNVEDIGGYCELLRRNGCEVVLAEDTGRFAPHVDLYLDMLNMQLTYDALKIIGFDAALMQTLAGEMAFMQALAHAGKIAQGLFVARKAS